From a single Girardinichthys multiradiatus isolate DD_20200921_A chromosome 17, DD_fGirMul_XY1, whole genome shotgun sequence genomic region:
- the ing3 gene encoding inhibitor of growth protein 3: MLYLEDYLEMIEQLPMDLRDRFTEMREMDLQVQNATDQLEQKVTEFFINAKKNKPEWREEQMEIIKKDYYKALEDADEKVQLANQIYDLVDRHLRKLDQELAKFKMELEADNAGITEILERRSLEMDSPSQPINNHHVHSHSSSEKRKYSAPTHHTTEHVPEKKFKSEALLSTLTSDASKENTPGCRTNSTPSSTNNAYSVNSSQSLASYSLSSLPAGPGAGAGAITMAAAQAVQATAQMKEGRRTSSLKASYEAIKNNDFQLGREFSLSRDNTGFSSSALASTLSQTLTPTTASDSRGRKSKSSIKSSNHQSSSSSSSSSLSSCSSSSALAQELSQQAAVLPEADANNQVDWTYDPNEPRYCICNQVSYGEMVGCDNTDCPIEWFHYGCVGLTEAPKGKWFCPQCTAAMKRRGSRHK, translated from the exons ACGCCACAGATCAGCTGGAGCAGAAGGTGACGGAGTTTTTCATTAACGCTAAGAAGAACAAACCTGAGTGGAGAGAGGAGCAGATGGAGATCATCAAAAAG GATTATTACAAAGCTTTGGAAGATGCTGACGAGAAGGTCCAGCTGGCCAATCAGATTTATGATCTG GTGGACCGGCACCTGCGGAAACTGGACCAGGAGCTGGCCAAGTTTAAGATGGAGCTGGAGGCGGACAATGCCGGCATCACGGAGATCCTGGAGAGAA GATCTCTAGAGATGGACAGCCCGTCTCAGCCCATCAACAACCATCATGTCCACTCCCACAGCAGCTCTGAGA AGAGGAAGTACAGCGCTCCGACCCACCACACCACAGAACACGTTCCAGAGAAGAAGTTCAAGTCTGAAGCTCTACTGTCCACCCTCACTTCAGACGCCTCCAAGGAGAACACACCAG GCTGCCGTACCAACAGCACGCCTTCGTCCACCAACAACGCGTACAGCGTCAACTCCTCCCAGTCTCTGGCCTCCTACAGCCTGAGCTCTCTACCTGCGGGGCCCGGTGCCGGAGCCGGGGCCATCACCATGGCTGCTGCTCAGGCCGTCCAGGCCACGGCTCAG ATGAAGGAGGGCAGACGGACCTCCAGCCTCAAAGCGAGCTACGAGGCCATCAAAAACAACGACTTCCAGCTGGGCCGGGAATTCTCCCTGTCCCGGGATAACACGGGATTCTCTTCCTCGGCTCTCGCCTCCACACTCAGCCAGACCCTCACCCCCACCACCGCCTCCGACTCCAGGGGCCGCAAGTCCAA GAGCAGCATCAAGTCTTCCAATCACCAGTcgtcctcctcatcctcctcttcgTCCCTGTcttcctgctcctcctcatcgGCGCTGGCTCAGGAGCTTTCCCAGCAAGCGGCGGTTCTGCCTGAAGCTGACGCCAACAACCAGGTGGACTGGACCTATGACCCTAACGAGCCCCGTTACTGCATCTGTAACCAG GTTTCTTACGGAGAGATGGTCGGCTGTGACAACACGGAT TGTCCCATAGAGTGGTTCCACTACGGCTGCGTGGGCCTGACCGAGGCGCCCAAAGGGAAATGGTTCTGTCCACAGTGCACGGCTGCCATGAAGAGGAGGGGAAGCCGCCACAAATAG